In Penaeus vannamei isolate JL-2024 chromosome 4, ASM4276789v1, whole genome shotgun sequence, a single window of DNA contains:
- the LOC113805233 gene encoding mutS protein homolog 4 isoform X1 has product MAFVPLSLAKTPKYDIYSCSEVENSDQEVDLHDGILGHGGVVGGRGGDGGESSRDQIRPSVRGAPAHSTPIFDFTPPHPAHLLSSGTSLSLTQPSRASCSSGPQRARGTRESWSASAELSAVASCRTSRSSSASGEGEASGASKDHSSLFKTPRNDGHGWASRNNYPGRGRKRTPSWTGSKDASSTGRSRTPSTGRTTTLGSARYSWTPGSARSSAPSARARAVPPSTVVAVAEGRGQARGEVGVAAIDLRRPHLSLAQFSDTHTYTRTLTKLIVLNPLEVVIASTAVDGAAGVGGRSGLVRVLQESLAEVSITAIHRRYFKDTRGLAIVKHLAAPHCAYVERHLATKYYCLATVAALMKYIECIQHVTYAPHTLHVELSSSENTMNIEHSTCRKLELVRSLRGSWEDSLFGALRHTRTPGGTRLLRASLLQPHADVPTINARLNALQYLVDNPDLFYTLQSILGRFPDIDWLLSMCAQLHKEDTEQRCELRLNYVISLKNTLELLDPLASTLADATDPLLDSVRQSVSRADLQELLETLRGVMHEDARLVKGAAAMRAQRCYAIKSHVNGLLDVARKIYSEIIDDITAHVEELAKDHNVGMRVGHNAARGFHIAIPVPKKKSAPNLPSVFIKVQRGRGCITCTTEHLYLLDQRSRDTLREILIMSNVIVSEMLIEARGRMGALHGLGEAIATLDLVVSLAHSAALGSWVRPEFSRALAIRCGRHPILDVLAPTPPVPNNTFLSPESRVMVVTGPNMSGKSTYLRQIALIQVLAQIGSFVPAEFASLRVVRHLFTHLGSEDSPENNASTFQVQMSDVAHMVDGAGSDSLVLLDELGSGTSVEEGGSLAWAVMETLVHARATTVLATHALFLTKLPYLYPTVVNYHLESEDEGGGLLRLSHVVRRGVTQATHYGLALAAVTAMPPSVLQRSRHLASVMAPPTQVAVEEDAESLRYRAVYRLAHRLLALANATLPTSSPSDDPQANYAALTPRASTSKALQPHSIDETTSEASPRESRSLGAHDLTALSDTRATELKTKLQCLLQDFMAQVDGGTLDAPQLSDEDGDGLQGLE; this is encoded by the exons ATGGCATTTGTTCCCTTATCTCTTGCAAAAACACCTAAATATG ATATCTACTCTTGCAGTGAAGTGGAAAATTCCGATCAAGAAGTGGACCTCCATGATGGCATCTTGGGTCACG GTGGCGTGGTTGGAGGGCGTGGTGGTGACGGAGGCGAGAGCAGCAGGGACCAGATCAG ACCCTCAGTTCGCGGAGCTCCCGCCCACTCGACGCCCATCTTCGACTTCACCCCGCCCCACCCTGCCCACCTGCTATCCTCAGGGACGTCGCTCTCCCTGACCCAGCCCTCCCGCGCCAGCTGCTCCTCGGGCCCGCAGCGCGCCAGAGGGACGAGGGAGTCTTGGTCTGCATCAGCTGAGCTTTCTGCCGTCGCCTCCTGCAGGACTTCGAGGTCATCCTCTGCGAGTGGCGAGGGCGAGGCATCCGGGGCGTCCAAGGACCACTCTAGCCTCTTTAAGACTCCGAGGAACGATGGGCACGGGTGGGCATCGAGGAACAACTACCCTGGACGTGGGCGGAAAAGGACCCCCTCCTGGACGGGTTCGAAGGACGCCTCCTCCACCGGGCGCTCCAGAACGCCTTCCACGGGGCGGACGACGACGCTCGGCTCAGCGCGCTACTCATGGACGCCCGGATCCGCCCGCTCCTCGGCGCCCTCTGCCCGCGCCCGAGCCGTCCCGCCGTCGACCGTCGTGG CGGTGGCAGAGGGCCGAGGGCAGGCCCGCGGAGAGGTGGGCGTGGCGGCGATAGATCTGCGACGCCCACACCTGTCCCTCGCTCAGTTCTCGGACACTCACACCTACACGAGGACTCTCACTAAACTGATTGTGTTGAATCCCCTGGAG GTAGTGATAGCGAGCACGGCGGTGGACGGGGCTGCAGGCGTGGGCGGGCGCAGCGGTTTGGTTCGAGTCCTTCAGGAGAGCTTGGCAGAGGTCTCCATCACGGCCATCCACCGTCGCTACTTCAAGGACACTCGCGGCCTCGCTATCGTCAAGCACCTCGCCGCGCCCCACTGCGCCTACGTCGAGAGGCATCTGGCGACGAA GTACTACTGTCTAGCCACAGTGGCCGCCCTCATGAAGTACATAGAATGCATCCAACATGTGACGTATGCTCCACACACCCTCCATGTGGAGCTTTCCTCCTCTGAAAACACCATGAACATTG AACACTCCACTTGCCGAAAGCTTGAGTTGGTCCGGAGTCTCCGAGGCAGCTGGGAGGACTCGCTCTTCGGCGCCCTTCGCCACACTCGGACTCCTGGAGGAACTCGCCTGCTGCGTGCCTCCCtgctgcag CCCCACGCAGACGTCCCAACCATTAATGCGCGTCTAAATGCCCTTCAGTACCTGGTTGACAACCCCGACCTCTTCTACACGCTTCAG AGCATCTTGGGGAGGTTCCCAGACATTGATTGGCTTTTATCAATGTGCGCACAGCTTCATAAGGAG GACACGGAGCAGCGTTGTGAGCTTCGTCTGAACTACGTAATCTCGCTGAAGAACACCCTGGAGCTCCTGGACCCCTTGGCCAGCACCCTCGCCGACGCCACCGACCCGCTTCTTGACTCCGTCAGGCAG AGCGTGTCGAGAGCTGATCTGCAGGAGTTACTGGAGACGCTTCGGGGCGTGATGCACGAGGACGCCCGACTGGTCAAGGGCGCCGCCGCCATGAGAGCCCAGCGCTGCTACGCCATCAAGAGCCACGTCAACGGCCTCCTAGACGTCGCTCGCAAGATCTACTCGGAGATCATCGACGACATCACGG CCCACGTAGAGGAGCTCGCCAAAGACCACAACGTGGGCATGAGGGTTGGCCACAACGCCGCCCGCGGGTTTCATATCGCCATCCCGGTGCCGAAGAAGAAATCAGCGCCTAACCTGCCATCCGTTTTTATCAAG GTGCAGCGAGGTCGAGGATGCATCACTTGCACGACAGAACATCTGTATTTGCTCGACCAACGATCCCGTGATACCCTGAGGGAAATACTCATCATGAGTAATGT GATCGTGTCTGAGATGCTGATAGAGGCGCGCGGGCGTATGGGTGCGCTGCATGGACTTGGAGAGGCCATAGCCACTTTGGATCTGGTGGTGTCCCTCGCCCACTCGGCCGCCCTCGGGTCCTGGGTCAGACCCGAGTTCTCCCGCGCCCTTGCCATTCGCTGTGGCAGGCACCCGATCCTAGACGTGCTCGCGCCTACCCCGCCCGTCCCCAACAACACG TTCTTAAGCCCAGAGAGCCGGGTAATGGTGGTGACAGGACCTAATATGAGCGGCAAGAGCACCTACCTGCGGCAGATTGCCCTCATTCAAGTGCTGGCTCAG ATTGGCAGTTTTGTGCCAGCAGAATTCGCGTCTCTCCGCGTAGTGCGTCATCTTTTCACTCATTTAGGTTCCGAGGATTCTCCAGAAAACAATGCCTCTACCTTCCAAGTACAG ATGAGTGACGTGGCGCACATGGTGGACGGGGCAGGGAGCGACTCCCTCGTGCTACTGGACGAACTTGGGTCAGGCACGAGCGTCGAGGAAGGAGGATCCCTCGCCTGGGCCGTCATGGAGACCCTCGTGCACGCCCGCGCCACCACCGTGCTCGCTACTCACGCCCTCTTCCTTACCAAGCTCCCGTACCTCTACCCGACGGTCGTGAA CTACCACCTTGAGAGCGAGGACGAAGGGGGCGGTCTGCTACGCCTGAGCCACGTCGTCCGTCGGGGGGTCACCCAGGCCACCCACTACGGCCTCGCCCTCGCCGCAGTCACGGCCATGCCCCCTTCGGTGCTGCAGCGATCCCGACACCTCGCAAGCGTCATGGCACCTCCGACGCAG GTCGCGGTGGAGGAGGACGCGGAGAGCCTACGATACCGCGCAGTGTATCGCCTTGCGCATCGCCTGTTGGCTCTGGCCAACGCCACCCTGCCAACCTCGAGTCCTTCCGACGACCCACAGGCTAACTATGCAGCTCTTACTCCGCGCGCATCCACATCGAAGGCCCTTCAGCCGCACAGCATAGACGAAACAACATCGGAAGCATCCCCACGAGAATCAAGATCACTAGGCGCTCACGATCTCACGGCTCTCAGCGATACTCGAGCGACGGAGCTGAAGACCAAGCTACAGTGCCTACTGCAGGACTTCATGGCGCAGGTGGACGGCGGCACTCTGGACGCGCCTCAGTTGTCGGACGAGGACGGTGACGGACTTCAAGGACTAGAGTAG
- the LOC113805233 gene encoding mutS protein homolog 4 isoform X2 → MAFVPLSLAKTPKYDIYSCSEVENSDQEVDLHDGILGHGGVVGGRGGDGGESSRDQIRPSVRGAPAHSTPIFDFTPPHPAHLLSSGTSLSLTQPSRASCSSGPQRARGTRESWSASAELSAVASCRTSRSSSASGEGEASGASKDHSSLFKTPRNDGHGWASRNNYPGRGRKRTPSWTGSKDASSTGRSRTPSTGRTTTLGSARYSWTPGSARSSAPSARARAVPPSTVVAVAEGRGQARGEVGVAAIDLRRPHLSLAQFSDTHTYTRTLTKLIVLNPLEVVIASTAVDGAAGVGGRSGLVRVLQESLAEVSITAIHRRYFKDTRGLAIVKHLAAPHCAYVERHLATKYYCLATVAALMKYIECIQHVTYAPHTLHVELSSSENTMNIEHSTCRKLELVRSLRGSWEDSLFGALRHTRTPGGTRLLRASLLQPHADVPTINARLNALQYLVDNPDLFYTLQSILGRFPDIDWLLSMCAQLHKEDTEQRCELRLNYVISLKNTLELLDPLASTLADATDPLLDSVRQSVSRADLQELLETLRGVMHEDARLVKGAAAMRAQRCYAIKSHVNGLLDVARKIYSEIIDDITAHVEELAKDHNVGMRVGHNAARGFHIAIPVPKKKSAPNLPSVFIKVQRGRGCITCTTEHLYLLDQRSRDTLREILIMSNVIVSEMLIEARGRMGALHGLGEAIATLDLVVSLAHSAALGSWVRPEFSRALAIRCGRHPILDVLAPTPPVPNNTFLSPESRVMVVTGPNMSGKSTYLRQIALIQVLAQIGSFVPAEFASLRVVRHLFTHLGSEDSPENNASTFQVQVSYTYTVIQFRLRPADE, encoded by the exons ATGGCATTTGTTCCCTTATCTCTTGCAAAAACACCTAAATATG ATATCTACTCTTGCAGTGAAGTGGAAAATTCCGATCAAGAAGTGGACCTCCATGATGGCATCTTGGGTCACG GTGGCGTGGTTGGAGGGCGTGGTGGTGACGGAGGCGAGAGCAGCAGGGACCAGATCAG ACCCTCAGTTCGCGGAGCTCCCGCCCACTCGACGCCCATCTTCGACTTCACCCCGCCCCACCCTGCCCACCTGCTATCCTCAGGGACGTCGCTCTCCCTGACCCAGCCCTCCCGCGCCAGCTGCTCCTCGGGCCCGCAGCGCGCCAGAGGGACGAGGGAGTCTTGGTCTGCATCAGCTGAGCTTTCTGCCGTCGCCTCCTGCAGGACTTCGAGGTCATCCTCTGCGAGTGGCGAGGGCGAGGCATCCGGGGCGTCCAAGGACCACTCTAGCCTCTTTAAGACTCCGAGGAACGATGGGCACGGGTGGGCATCGAGGAACAACTACCCTGGACGTGGGCGGAAAAGGACCCCCTCCTGGACGGGTTCGAAGGACGCCTCCTCCACCGGGCGCTCCAGAACGCCTTCCACGGGGCGGACGACGACGCTCGGCTCAGCGCGCTACTCATGGACGCCCGGATCCGCCCGCTCCTCGGCGCCCTCTGCCCGCGCCCGAGCCGTCCCGCCGTCGACCGTCGTGG CGGTGGCAGAGGGCCGAGGGCAGGCCCGCGGAGAGGTGGGCGTGGCGGCGATAGATCTGCGACGCCCACACCTGTCCCTCGCTCAGTTCTCGGACACTCACACCTACACGAGGACTCTCACTAAACTGATTGTGTTGAATCCCCTGGAG GTAGTGATAGCGAGCACGGCGGTGGACGGGGCTGCAGGCGTGGGCGGGCGCAGCGGTTTGGTTCGAGTCCTTCAGGAGAGCTTGGCAGAGGTCTCCATCACGGCCATCCACCGTCGCTACTTCAAGGACACTCGCGGCCTCGCTATCGTCAAGCACCTCGCCGCGCCCCACTGCGCCTACGTCGAGAGGCATCTGGCGACGAA GTACTACTGTCTAGCCACAGTGGCCGCCCTCATGAAGTACATAGAATGCATCCAACATGTGACGTATGCTCCACACACCCTCCATGTGGAGCTTTCCTCCTCTGAAAACACCATGAACATTG AACACTCCACTTGCCGAAAGCTTGAGTTGGTCCGGAGTCTCCGAGGCAGCTGGGAGGACTCGCTCTTCGGCGCCCTTCGCCACACTCGGACTCCTGGAGGAACTCGCCTGCTGCGTGCCTCCCtgctgcag CCCCACGCAGACGTCCCAACCATTAATGCGCGTCTAAATGCCCTTCAGTACCTGGTTGACAACCCCGACCTCTTCTACACGCTTCAG AGCATCTTGGGGAGGTTCCCAGACATTGATTGGCTTTTATCAATGTGCGCACAGCTTCATAAGGAG GACACGGAGCAGCGTTGTGAGCTTCGTCTGAACTACGTAATCTCGCTGAAGAACACCCTGGAGCTCCTGGACCCCTTGGCCAGCACCCTCGCCGACGCCACCGACCCGCTTCTTGACTCCGTCAGGCAG AGCGTGTCGAGAGCTGATCTGCAGGAGTTACTGGAGACGCTTCGGGGCGTGATGCACGAGGACGCCCGACTGGTCAAGGGCGCCGCCGCCATGAGAGCCCAGCGCTGCTACGCCATCAAGAGCCACGTCAACGGCCTCCTAGACGTCGCTCGCAAGATCTACTCGGAGATCATCGACGACATCACGG CCCACGTAGAGGAGCTCGCCAAAGACCACAACGTGGGCATGAGGGTTGGCCACAACGCCGCCCGCGGGTTTCATATCGCCATCCCGGTGCCGAAGAAGAAATCAGCGCCTAACCTGCCATCCGTTTTTATCAAG GTGCAGCGAGGTCGAGGATGCATCACTTGCACGACAGAACATCTGTATTTGCTCGACCAACGATCCCGTGATACCCTGAGGGAAATACTCATCATGAGTAATGT GATCGTGTCTGAGATGCTGATAGAGGCGCGCGGGCGTATGGGTGCGCTGCATGGACTTGGAGAGGCCATAGCCACTTTGGATCTGGTGGTGTCCCTCGCCCACTCGGCCGCCCTCGGGTCCTGGGTCAGACCCGAGTTCTCCCGCGCCCTTGCCATTCGCTGTGGCAGGCACCCGATCCTAGACGTGCTCGCGCCTACCCCGCCCGTCCCCAACAACACG TTCTTAAGCCCAGAGAGCCGGGTAATGGTGGTGACAGGACCTAATATGAGCGGCAAGAGCACCTACCTGCGGCAGATTGCCCTCATTCAAGTGCTGGCTCAG ATTGGCAGTTTTGTGCCAGCAGAATTCGCGTCTCTCCGCGTAGTGCGTCATCTTTTCACTCATTTAGGTTCCGAGGATTCTCCAGAAAACAATGCCTCTACCTTCCAAGTACAG GTCTCCTACACCTACACAGTCATCCAGTTTCGTCTTCGCCCCGCAGATGAGTGA
- the LOC113805259 gene encoding protein regulator of cytokinesis 1 isoform X1 translates to MDETREELDRTLARLEAVWDDIGLNEEQRKERRHHFNGHIVNLCEKIIDDETALKTRITNNIERNTQEILKLSEGLGIVPEDAVDGMTLLELDTLLQERVDHLLQLKEQRMDTLRLLQEKDEGICELLCETPYYIPAGLIPSLEDIKSVEDHVKTMETEKEEREKNFRSLKAGILKFLELLEQPPEDSFCQDIICSEDDDFPLGKAYLQQMRGVHSDLEFRVHENEVKSLELREKINWLWIALEIPVEEQQAFLSTAPKHTPSNIAKLEEELERLRLLRLQNLSVFIEKLQEELATSWEKCYVGEEERKKFLDQQPDDASEEVLDAYEKEVHKWKQHYEANKDIYILASQFMDLYNHMLELEERAKDPSRLFNTRGGALLLEEKAKKKVRTELPRVQESLLESGRVWAEQEGRSFHINGVPLEDYIRVLWENYDVKKEAEKNKRQVKGAQEVKRPGLHNPKTPAALTNTKKRCREGEDTASTKKMKPGVSLFKSPSKSTLRSPTKTPRTRPLTERNALLCPPPISSSDTSLHSTISYDKFEAGIDERCNEEIIHSSLMDDPSSKRSTPPEDQMRVRRLRETLNLASPHKAHLRGKQAPLMSGFPPCKGTLRRVASQPSLHLKQGAQARQGRPLFHKVFSNKAHPVHFLI, encoded by the exons atggATGAAACAAG AGAGGAGTTGGATCGAACATTGGCCCGTTTGGAGGCTGTTTGGGATGACATTGGTCTAAATGAAGAACAGCGCAAAGAACGGCGTCATCATTTTAATGGTCACATTGTA AATTTGTGTGAAAAGATAATTGACGATGAAACAGCTTTAAAGACAAGAATCACAAACAACATTGAACGTAATACTCAAGAGATCTTAAAACTTAGTGAG ggtCTTGGAATAGTCCCAGAGGATGCTGTGGATGGTATGACATTACTGGAATTAGACACATTACTTCAAGAAAGAGTGGATCACCTACTTCAGTTGAAGGAACAGCGGATGGACACTCTCAGGCTTTTGcaagaaaaagatgaa GGAATCTGTGAATTACTTTGTGAGACTCCATATTACATTCCTGCTGGCCTGATCCCATCACTTGAAGATATAAAGAGTGTAGAAGATCATGTGAAAACAATGGAAACAGAGAAG gaagaacgagagaagaattTTCGAAGTCTGAAGGCAGGCATACTGAAATTCCTCGAGCTTTTAGAACAGCCACCAGAAGATTCTTTCTGCCAAGATATTATTTGCTCTGAGGATGACGATTTCCCCCTCGGAAAAGCCTACTTACAGCAGATGAGG ggtGTTCACAGTGACCTTGAGTTCCGTGTCCATGAAAATGAAGTGAAATCATTGGAGCTACGTGAGAAAATCAACTGGCTGTGGATTGCATTAGAAATACCAGTAGAAGAACAGCAAGCTTTTCTCTCCACGGCACCTAAGCACACACCATCAAATATTGCAAAG CTAGAGGAAGAGCTGGAGAGACTCAGGTTGCTACGCCTTCAAAATTTGTCTGTTTTCATAGAGAAACTTCAAGAAGAACTAGCTACTTCTTGGGAAAAGTGCTAtgttggagaggaagaaaggaaaaagtttcTGGATCAGCAGCCAG ATGATGCAAGTGAAGAAGTTTTAGATGCTTATGAAAAAGAAGTTCATAAGTGGAAACAGCACTATGAAGCCAACAAGGATATTTATATACTGGCTTCACAGTTTATGGATCTTTATAATCACATGTTGGAGTTAGAGGAACGAGCTAAGGACCCTAGCCGTCTTTTCAACACAAGAGGTGGGGCCCTACTGCTTGAAGAAAAGGCCAAGAAGAAAGTGAGGACT GAGCTCCCGAGAGTTCAAGAAAGCTTGCTTGAAAGTGGCAGAGTTTGGGCTGAGCAGGAGGGAAGATCTTTCCATATTAATGGGGTGCCTTTGGAAGATTATATCCGAGTGCTGTGGGAAAACTATGATgtgaaaaaagaagcagaaaagaataaaaga CAAGTAAAAGGGGCCCAGGAGGTTAAACGCCCAGGTTTACATAATCCCAAAACTCCAGCTGCACTCACAAATACTAAGAAAAGATGTCGTGAAGGTGAAGATACAGCAAGCACAAAGAAGATGAAGCCGGGTGTATCACTGTTCAAGTCACCTTCAAAATCAACTCTTCGCTCACCTACAAAG ACTCCCAGAACCAGACCACTTACAGAGCGCAATGCCCTGCTCTGTCCACCACCAATTTCATCCAGTGACACAAGTCTACATTCCACCATCTCATATGATAAGTTTGAA GCTGGTATTGACGAAAGGTGTAATGAAGAAATAATTCACTCATCACTCATGGATGACCCATCATCTAAAAGAAGTACTCCACCAGAGGATCAGATGAGAGTTCGAAGATTGAGGGAAACCCTTAATCTTGCATCTCCACACAAAGCACATTTAAGAGGCAAACAGGCCCCTTTAATGTCTGGATTCCCACCATGCAAAGGCACATTAAGACGAGTGGCTTCCCAACCGTCTTTGCATCTGAAACAAGGAGCACAGGCTCGACAAGGCAGACCACTCTTTCATAAAGTATTTAGTAATAAGGCACATCCAGTCCACTTTCTTATTTAA
- the LOC113805259 gene encoding protein regulator of cytokinesis 1 isoform X2, whose translation MDETREELDRTLARLEAVWDDIGLNEEQRKERRHHFNGHIVNLCEKIIDDETALKTRITNNIERNTQEILKLSEGLGIVPEDAVDGMTLLELDTLLQERVDHLLQLKEQRMDTLRLLQEKDEGICELLCETPYYIPAGLIPSLEDIKSVEDHVKTMETEKEEREKNFRSLKAGILKFLELLEQPPEDSFCQDIICSEDDDFPLGKAYLQQMRGVHSDLEFRVHENEVKSLELREKINWLWIALEIPVEEQQAFLSTAPKHTPSNIAKLEEELERLRLLRLQNLSVFIEKLQEELATSWEKCYVGEEERKKFLDQQPDDASEEVLDAYEKEVHKWKQHYEANKDIYILASQFMDLYNHMLELEERAKDPSRLFNTRGGALLLEEKAKKKVRTELPRVQESLLESGRVWAEQEGRSFHINGVPLEDYIRVLWENYDVKKEAEKNKRQVKGAQEVKRPGLHNPKTPAALTNTKKRCREGEDTASTKKMKPGVSLFKSPSKSTLRSPTKTPRTRPLTERNALLCPPPISSSDTSLHSTISYDKFEDNLRSSRECLNSTTLDQASSEAERLVLTKGVMKK comes from the exons atggATGAAACAAG AGAGGAGTTGGATCGAACATTGGCCCGTTTGGAGGCTGTTTGGGATGACATTGGTCTAAATGAAGAACAGCGCAAAGAACGGCGTCATCATTTTAATGGTCACATTGTA AATTTGTGTGAAAAGATAATTGACGATGAAACAGCTTTAAAGACAAGAATCACAAACAACATTGAACGTAATACTCAAGAGATCTTAAAACTTAGTGAG ggtCTTGGAATAGTCCCAGAGGATGCTGTGGATGGTATGACATTACTGGAATTAGACACATTACTTCAAGAAAGAGTGGATCACCTACTTCAGTTGAAGGAACAGCGGATGGACACTCTCAGGCTTTTGcaagaaaaagatgaa GGAATCTGTGAATTACTTTGTGAGACTCCATATTACATTCCTGCTGGCCTGATCCCATCACTTGAAGATATAAAGAGTGTAGAAGATCATGTGAAAACAATGGAAACAGAGAAG gaagaacgagagaagaattTTCGAAGTCTGAAGGCAGGCATACTGAAATTCCTCGAGCTTTTAGAACAGCCACCAGAAGATTCTTTCTGCCAAGATATTATTTGCTCTGAGGATGACGATTTCCCCCTCGGAAAAGCCTACTTACAGCAGATGAGG ggtGTTCACAGTGACCTTGAGTTCCGTGTCCATGAAAATGAAGTGAAATCATTGGAGCTACGTGAGAAAATCAACTGGCTGTGGATTGCATTAGAAATACCAGTAGAAGAACAGCAAGCTTTTCTCTCCACGGCACCTAAGCACACACCATCAAATATTGCAAAG CTAGAGGAAGAGCTGGAGAGACTCAGGTTGCTACGCCTTCAAAATTTGTCTGTTTTCATAGAGAAACTTCAAGAAGAACTAGCTACTTCTTGGGAAAAGTGCTAtgttggagaggaagaaaggaaaaagtttcTGGATCAGCAGCCAG ATGATGCAAGTGAAGAAGTTTTAGATGCTTATGAAAAAGAAGTTCATAAGTGGAAACAGCACTATGAAGCCAACAAGGATATTTATATACTGGCTTCACAGTTTATGGATCTTTATAATCACATGTTGGAGTTAGAGGAACGAGCTAAGGACCCTAGCCGTCTTTTCAACACAAGAGGTGGGGCCCTACTGCTTGAAGAAAAGGCCAAGAAGAAAGTGAGGACT GAGCTCCCGAGAGTTCAAGAAAGCTTGCTTGAAAGTGGCAGAGTTTGGGCTGAGCAGGAGGGAAGATCTTTCCATATTAATGGGGTGCCTTTGGAAGATTATATCCGAGTGCTGTGGGAAAACTATGATgtgaaaaaagaagcagaaaagaataaaaga CAAGTAAAAGGGGCCCAGGAGGTTAAACGCCCAGGTTTACATAATCCCAAAACTCCAGCTGCACTCACAAATACTAAGAAAAGATGTCGTGAAGGTGAAGATACAGCAAGCACAAAGAAGATGAAGCCGGGTGTATCACTGTTCAAGTCACCTTCAAAATCAACTCTTCGCTCACCTACAAAG ACTCCCAGAACCAGACCACTTACAGAGCGCAATGCCCTGCTCTGTCCACCACCAATTTCATCCAGTGACACAAGTCTACATTCCACCATCTCATATGATAAGTTTGAA GACAACTTAAGAAGTAGCAGAGAATGTCTCAACAGTACAACTCTTGACCAGGCTAGTTCAGAAGCAGAAAG GCTGGTATTGACGAAAGGTGTAATGAAGAAATAA